The genomic segment TCGCCGGCCTGCTCGACGCCCTGGTCCGGATTTCCGAGCGCCTGCCGCTCATCTTCGCCGTCCATCCGCGCACGGCCGCGGCGATCGAGCGCTTCGGCCTCGGCGGCCGGCTCGCGGCGCCGCGGCTGCTCGTCACCGGGCCGCTCAGCTACCTGCGCGCGGTCGGCGCGATGAGCGCGGCGACCGTGGTGCTGACCGACAGCGGCGGCCTGCAGGAGGAGGCGACCGCGCTCGGCACGGCCTGCCTCACCATCCGCGACAACACCGAGCGGCCCTCGACCCTCGGCGAGGGCGTCAATCGGCTCGCCGGCTCCGATCCGGCCGCGCTCGAGGCCGCCACCCACGACCTGCTCGACCGCGGCGCGCCCTCCGGCCGCCTGCCGCCGCTGTGGGACGGCCGCGCCGCCGAGCGCATCGCCGACGTGGTCATGGCCTGGGGCGCCTCGCGGGGCTGAGTCGGGCAGGGCTCAGGCCCGGGGCCGAGCCGTCGGTTCAGGCCGCGCCGTAGGCCCCGAGCAGCCGGCGCACCCGGTAGCGGCTCCAGGCGGCGGGCGCGACCGGCGCGCCGAGCCATTCGCGCACCGGGATACCGAAGCCGGTCTTGCGGCGGGCGAGGATCTCGTCCGGCAGCGGGACTGTCGGGGCGGCGGCGAGCAGGGCCTTGCCGGGGGGCGGGGCCCTGCGGGCGAACACCGGGGCGAGCCGGCCGAGCAGTTCGGCGTCGACCAGCGGCGTGCGGATCTCGAGGCCGTGCGCCATGCCGGCCCAGTCGGCGTCGCGCAGGAGCTGGTTGCGCAGGTAGAAGGCCGATTCCAGGGTGGCGACGACGCCGAAGTCGGTCGCCGGCATCGGGTCGAGCGCCGCGGCGACGAGGCCGGCGGGGTCGAGCGCCGCGAGGCCCTCGGCGGCGAAGGCGGGATCGGCGAAGGCCGCGCGGACGTCCTCGGGCAGAAAGGTCGCGCGCAGCAGCAGGAAGGCGCCGCCGGGCGTGCCGCCGTGGCGGAGCACGCCCGCGGCCTTGGCCGGCAGCGGCGCACCGAGCCGGCGCAGCGCACGCACCGCGACGTCCGCGAGCGGCGCGATCCCGGGCACGGCGGCGAAGGGCGCGACCCGCCGCACCATCCGCGGCAACCGGTGGAAGGTGTCGTAGCCGCCGAGCAGTTCGTCGCCGCCGGCGCCGGTGAGCGCCACCTTGAGGCCGAGTTCGCGCGTCGCCTTGGCGACGAACCAGGTGTTGACGCCGTCGACGCTCGGCTGGTCCATCGCCGCGAGGATCCGCGGCAGGTCCTCGGCGTATTCCGCCGCGCCGACGGTGCGGACCACGTGGCGGGCCCCGTAACGCGCCGCCACCGTCGCGGCGAGCGGCGCCTCGTCGCGCGCCGTGCCGCGGAAGTCGTCGTAGGCGAGGGTGACGGCGGTCGTGCCCACCGCGCCGGCGTCGCGCATCAGTCCGGAGAGCGCGCCGGAATCGACCCCGGCCGACAGGAACAGCCCGACCGGCACGTCGGCGACCAGATGGGCGGCGACGCTGTCGCGGAGCGCCTCGCGCACCAGCGCCGGCACGTCGGCCGGATCCGGCGCGGGCGCCGACTCGGCGGCGGCGATCGTCGCGGCGAGCGAGAACCACCGCCGCGGCGCCGAGGGGCCGGCCTCGTCAACGACCATCAGGCTGCCCGCCGGTAGCGCCCGCACCGCGGCGACCGCGGTGAAGGGCTCCGGCACGCTGCCGAACAGGGCGAAGCCGACCAGCCCGGCCGGCGAGGGCGCGTCGGCCACGGCACCGCCGGCGACGAGGCCCTTGACGGTGGAGGCGAAGCGCAGCGTGGCGCCGTCGTCGGCGTAGTAGAGCGGCTTGATGCCGTAGGGATCGCGCGCCATCACGAGGCGGCGGCGGGCGTGGTCGTAGAGCGCGAAGGCGAACATGCCGCGCAGCCGGCGGACCATGTCCGGGCCCTCGGCGTCGTAGAGTTGGCAGATCACCTCGGTGTCGGAGCGGCTGCGGAAGACCCGGCCGGTCGCCTCGAGCTCGCGGCGGAGGGCCGCGTGGTTGTAGATCTCGCCGTTGAAGACGATGGTGACGCGGCCCTCGGCCGCCGTCATCGGTTGGATGCCGTCGTCGGAGAGGTCGATGATGGCGAGACGGCGGTGGGCGAAGGCGAGGCGGCCGTCGTCCAGCACCGCGTCGCGGGCGGCGTCGGGGCCGCGGGCCGCCTGGGCGAGGCTGGTGCGCCGGGCCTCGTCGAGGTCCGCCCGGCCGCCGCGGTAGGCGAAGATGCCGTTGATGCCGCACATGCCGGCGCGCCCTCCCGGCGTCGGTTCAGCTGCCGCCGAGCGGCCGGATCGAGATGTCGGTGAGGTAGAGGTCGCCGCGCACGATCCGATCCGCCTGCGCGACCGTGTCGAACACGAGTCTCAGGATCTGCACCGGGCAGTTCTCCCGGGGGATCTCGATGTCGAAGGAGAAGGGTGACCAGCCCTCGCCGCCGCCGAACAGCTCGTCCGAACCGCCGAGCGGCGCGGCGCCCGGCCGCCGGCAGATCATCTCCCAGCGCAGACCGCGCCGGCTCTCGAACGTGCCGGCCTGCGATCCGGCGATGCGGTAGCGGCCGGGGTCCAGCACCGTGACCTGCGTCACGGTCATTGGCTCGACCATCTGGCCGGCGAACTCGAGGGCGAGGGCCTTGTCGCCCGGCCGGCCCGGCGCCGCCGTCGTGGTGATCCGCACGCCGCCGCCGAAGGAGAAGGCCCAGGAGAACGGCGTAGCACCCGGGCGATTGCGGAAGCCGCCGTCGAACACGAGGTCGGCGGGGTGCTCCTCGCCGTCCATCGGGAAGACGCGCCAGGCCTCGTGGGCGAGGCGATAGTCCTCGCGGGCGACCAGGACGGTCAGGTAGGACATCACCTGCGACGACGTCGGCGGCGTCGGCCCGCGGGCGAGATCGCGCAGCAGCGCGAACGGGAGGCGGGGATCGGCCGCCAACGCCGGCAGTTCGGCCAGGAAACCGTCGCGCCAGGGCGGCGCCGCGGCGAGCGCCGCGACGATGCGCGGACGTATCGCCTCGTCCGCGGTCAGCGCCGTCAGCATCGGCGCCACCGTCGCGGCGAAGTCGGGCTGGGCGCGCAGCAGGATGTCGGCGTGGCGCAGCACGCCGTCGACGTCGCCGGCGAGGAAGGCGTGCTGGATCAGCCAGTAGAGCGCCAGCGGGTCGTGCCGCGACAGCGCCACAGACTGTTCCATCAGGCGGCGGCCGGTGCCCTCGTCCTCCGAGAGCTGGCCGAGCAGGCGCGGCGCACGCGGATCGAGCGGCGCGGCACGCCACGCCGCGGCGGCCAGCGCCGCCACCGTGGCACGGTCGGCGGCGGTGACGTCGGGCGGCAGCAGCGGCCGGGCGATGCCGCGCGCGACCATCGTGGCGGCGGCCTCGACGACGTCCTCGCGCTCGGCCGCGGGCAGGGCGTCGGCGTCGTTGCGGGCGGTCGGATCCTGCCCGAGCCGGCGCTCGGCGAGCAGCAGCAGCGCCCGCGGGTTGCCCTCGGCGAGGATCAGCGCCGCGCCGGGATCGTAGGGCGCCAGCACCGCGGGCAGGGTGCGGGTCGCGACCTGCCAGCCGAGCAGACCCGCGACCGCGGCGAGGATGGTCCAGCGCACGGCGCGCCCGCCGCGGCGGGGCCGGGGCGCCGTCATTTGAAGAGCAGCGTCTTCACGCTGCCCAACAGCTTCTTCTCGCGGCGATCGTCGATGTCGCCGCGGCGGTCGCCGGCATTGCGGCCGTAACCGTAACCGTAGCCGTATCCGTAGCCATAGCCGTACCCGTAGCCGTAGGCGTGGATGTCGCCGTTCTGGCGGTACTGGGTAAGCACGGTGCCGATCACGTTGCACCGCGTCGACCGCAGACGCTTCAGCGTGGCGCGGATCTGGTGCTTCGGCGTCTTGCCCGAGCGCACCACGAACACGGTGGCGTCGGTGGCGCGCGAGATCAGGTGCGCGTCGGCGAGGCCCATCAGCGGCGGGCCGTCGACCACGACGAGGTCGAACTGCTCGGCGGCGAGCTGGATCAGCACCGGCAGCTTCGGCGACCCCAGAAGTTCGGACGGGTTGGGCGGCAGCGGCCCGGCCGAGATGAAGGACAGGTTCTGGTAGGGGGTCGACTGGATGACCTCCTCCAGCGGCGCGCCGGCGATATAGTTGCTGAGGCCGGTGTCGTGCTCGACGCCGAGGCGCTTGTGCAGCGTCGGCCGGCGCAGGTCGCCGTCGATCAGCAGGACCTTGAGGTTGAGGTTCGCGAAATGGCGCGCCACCGCGAAGGACGACAGCGACTTGCCTTCGGCCGGGTTGGAGCTGGTGAAGAACAGCGTCCTGGGCAGGCCGTGGTCCGTGGAGAACTGCAGGGCCGTCGACAGCGACCGATAGGCCTCCCACAGCCGCGAGGCGTGGTTGCGGATCTCCTCCTGGATGTTGGCGCCCTTGGCGATCAGCGGCACCACGCCGAGCGTCGGCAGGCCGGTGATGCGCTCGAGTTCGTCGATCTTCAGGATGGTGTTGTCGAGGCGCTCCAGCAGGAAGGCGCAGCCGAGGCCGGAGATCAGGCCCAGCATCGCCGAGATCAGCATGTTGCGGTTGAAGTTCGGCGACGACGGCGTGGTCGGCACCTCGGCCTTGTCGACGATGAAGACGTTGCTCGCCCCGACGCCGCCGGCGACGTCGACCTCCTTGTAGCGCTGCAGCAGGTCCTCGTAGATCGTCCGGTTGCTGTCGGCCTCGCGCTTCAGGATGTTGAACTGGATGCTGCGCTTCTGCAGGTCGAGCAGTTCTGTGCGCAGACCGGCGACCCGCGCGTTCATTTCCTCTTCCTGCTTCAGCGCCGCGTCGTAGGCACCCTTCAGCGATTCCCGGATGGTCTGGATCTCGGTGGCGATCTGCCGGTCGGTCTCGGCGATCTTCTTCCGAAGCTGGACCATGCTCGGATAGTTGTCGCGCAGGACCTGGCCCTTCTCCTGGAACTCGATGTCCAGCGCATTGCGCCGCTCGCGCAGCGCGACGATCACCGCGTTGGTCAGGAACTGCGGCAGCGTGGCGTCGGTCGCGCCCTCGACCTGACGATACTGCTGCTCGGCGCGGATGCGCTCGTTGATGATCCGGTCGAGGTTGCTGTTGGCGGCGGCGAGGTTGGTCTCGGCGATCGAGGTCTTGTCGGGCCCCGAATCGATGATCTGTTCCTTCTGGCTGAAGTCGATCAGCGCGTTCTCGGATTCCTGGAGGCGCGCCTTCAGCTGGCGCAGCTGGTCCTCGAGGAAGCTCTTGGCGTAGGCGGTGGTCTCGAAGCGCTTGTCGCGCAGCGAGTTGATGTACTCGTTGGCGAGCCCCATCACGATCGCCTGCGAGCGCGCCGGGTCGCTGTCGGTGTAGGAGATGTCGACGAGCCGCGAGCCCGGGATCGGCTTGACCACGCGCGCGCCGACGATCATGCCGACGAGACGGCGCTCGATCGAGGCGCGGTCCTCCGGCGGCGGGGCCGGACGGGGCATCACGAAGTCGGTCAGGCGCTGGACCAGACCGGGCGGTGCCGGCGCGGTGAGCTGGGCATCGTCCGCCAGCTTGAGGGCGGCGACGGTGCGCTCGGCGATGTTGCGGCTCTGGATCAGCTCGTACTGCGTGCGCAGATATTCGAAGTCGCGGCCCTCGAGCGACGTCAACTCGCCCTTCTGCACGATCTTGGCGCTCGAGCTCGACACCTCGAGGCGGACGGTGGCGGTGTAGAGCCGCGTCGCCATCAGCGTCTGTGCGAAGCCGATCAGCAGCGCCGCCACGATCACGCAGGCGATCACCCACTTGAACCGGCGCACCACGCGCAGGAACTCGTGGACGGCGAACAGGAAGCTCTCGTGGGCGAGCGTGTTCGCGGGCGGCGCGTGCGGGGCGAAGCCGCCCGGCCCGTCGTGCCGGAATCCGGCGACGGCGTGGTTGGCGGCGACGAGGTCGTCGCCGGTGCGCAGGGGGGTGACGTTGCCCGGGCTCACGGGATCAATCCGATCAGGCCGCCGACCGGGGCGATCTTGCCCAGTCCGTTGAGGACGGCTTTGCCGTTGGAGGTCTCGACGATCACGGAATCGCCGTTGGCGAGGGCGGGGTCGACCGCCTTGCCGGCGCGGATCGCGCCGAGGTCGAAGCGCAGGGTCTGCTGTCCGCCCGGCACCTGCCGGACCACGACGACGCCGCTGCCGGCGGTGTCCGGATCCTGGCCGCCGGCGAGGGCGATCGCCTGGGTGAGGGTGACCTGGTCGCGCAGCGGGAACACGCCGGCCTTGCGTACCGCGCCGTCGACGGTGATGCGCTGGCTGTTGAACTCCTTGATGCTGACCGACACGTGCGGGTCGCGCACGTAGCCCTGGTCGAGCCGCTTGGCGATGTCCGCCTCCAGGTCGTGGGCCGAACGGCCGGCGGCCGGCACGTCGCCGATCAGCGGGAAGTTGATCGTGCCGGTACCCGAGACTTGCAGCGTGCGATTGAGCTCGGCGACCTCGAACACGGTGATGTCGAGCGTGTCCTGCGGACCGATCAGGTAGACGCCGGCGACCGTGGCCGGCTGGACGGCGGCCGGCTGCAGCACGACCGGGCCGCCGACCGTGGTCGACGCCGCCACCGGCCCGCCGGTCGTCGGCGGCGTCACGGCGGCCTTCACGGCCGGGCCGGCGTCGCGCCCCTCGGTGGCGCTGCAGGCGGCGAGGACCAGGACCGTCGCGCCGACGGCGAGGGAGCGGTGGATCACCCGGGCCGCCCGGACGCGCGATCGACGGTCAACCAGCACGGCCCCCACTCCCACACGCGCGGTCATAGGAATGCCGCACGACCGCACAACCATGGCACGACCGACCATGGTGAATTCCACTTCCTTCGGTTACCAAAAGGCGCCCGCACTGTCCAGCGAACCCGCCGGGCCGTCCACGGTGCCGAGGGACTCCGGCCGTGATCCGCGTCAGCCGCCGGCGTCGTCGACCTTCAGGCCGGACGGCACCCGGTCCGGGATCGGCAGCCGACCGCCTGCGACCGCGACGGGGTCCTCGAGCGCCTTCAGGAAGGCGAGGAGGTCGGCGAGTTCGGCCTCGGTCGGCACCATCGGCGCCAGGGTCACGGCCGCGGCGATGGCGGGATAGTTGGCGGCGCCCTCGTCCGGGGCGAAGTCCGGCTTGGCGGTCTCGAGCGCCGGCAGCACGGCGGCGTCGGGTCGATAGCCGGACAGGGCGGACCCGGGCGCGCAATGCTGGCGGACGTAGGCGGCGAGGTCGCGGAAGGCGCCGGCGTGGCCGTAGGGCGCGGTCAGCGTGACGTTGCGCAGCGACGGCGTGCGGAAGGCGTAGGCGTCGGCGGGGTCGTTGGAGACGCGCATCCGCCCGATGTCGCGCTGGTGGCGCTCGAAGCGCTCGGCCTTGCCCGGTCCGAGCTGCGGGTCGCCCATGGCGTGGAACTTCATGTCGGTGAGGAGCGGCCCGGAATGGCAGGTCGAGCAGCCCGCCTTGCCGTAGAACAGCGCCATCCCGGCGGCGGCCGCCGGCTCCAGCCGACCCTCGCCGCGCAGCACCGCGTCGAAGGGCGAGCCGTCGGAGCGGAAGTCGAAGGTCATGTAGGCGGCGACGGCGTTGGAGATGTCGGTGAAGGCGATCGGCCGTCCGGCGGCGACCTCCGGATAGACCGCGGCGAAGCGGGTGGCGTAGTCGGGGATGTCGGCGACGCGGCGGGCGATGGCGGCCCAGGCGCCGTCCGGTCCGGTGATGCGGCCCTGGCGCACCAGTGTCGAGACGTCGTTCTCCTCGTAGTGCCCGGCCATCTCGTCGTTGGAGAGCACGGGGAACATCGTCTGCGCCGACAGGAGCGAGGCGAAGCCGGCCACCATCTCGTCCTCGAGCGGCGTGCGGAAGCCGGACGGGCGCTTCGGGTCGACCTCGATGCGGCCGTCGGCGAACATCACGGTGAAGCCCTTGGCGCCGACGTTCCACAGCGCCGGCGCGTTGCGCGGGATGCGCTGCTCGGGATGGTCGGCCGGATCGGGCCGGCGGTCGGGTCCGAGGCCGATGCCGCCCTCGCCCATGCCGAGCGACAGCCCGTCGGAGGTGCCGAAGCGGGGGTGGTGGCAGGTGGCGCAGGCGATGTTGCGGTTGCCGGAGAGGACGCGGTCCCAGAACAGCAGCCGGCCGAGTTCGACCTCGTCGCGCGAATGGACCGGGAAGTCCGCGTCGGTCAGCGGCGACGGCAGCACCGGATCGGCGGCGCCCGCGGGCGCGACCGCGGCGGCGGCGAGGACGGCGGCGGTGGCGGCGGATCGGAGGAGACGGCGCATCGCTCAGGG from the Oharaeibacter diazotrophicus genome contains:
- the asnB gene encoding asparagine synthase (glutamine-hydrolyzing); its protein translation is MCGINGIFAYRGGRADLDEARRTSLAQAARGPDAARDAVLDDGRLAFAHRRLAIIDLSDDGIQPMTAAEGRVTIVFNGEIYNHAALRRELEATGRVFRSRSDTEVICQLYDAEGPDMVRRLRGMFAFALYDHARRRLVMARDPYGIKPLYYADDGATLRFASTVKGLVAGGAVADAPSPAGLVGFALFGSVPEPFTAVAAVRALPAGSLMVVDEAGPSAPRRWFSLAATIAAAESAPAPDPADVPALVREALRDSVAAHLVADVPVGLFLSAGVDSGALSGLMRDAGAVGTTAVTLAYDDFRGTARDEAPLAATVAARYGARHVVRTVGAAEYAEDLPRILAAMDQPSVDGVNTWFVAKATRELGLKVALTGAGGDELLGGYDTFHRLPRMVRRVAPFAAVPGIAPLADVAVRALRRLGAPLPAKAAGVLRHGGTPGGAFLLLRATFLPEDVRAAFADPAFAAEGLAALDPAGLVAAALDPMPATDFGVVATLESAFYLRNQLLRDADWAGMAHGLEIRTPLVDAELLGRLAPVFARRAPPPGKALLAAAPTVPLPDEILARRKTGFGIPVREWLGAPVAPAAWSRYRVRRLLGAYGAA
- a CDS encoding GumC family protein; the encoded protein is MSPGNVTPLRTGDDLVAANHAVAGFRHDGPGGFAPHAPPANTLAHESFLFAVHEFLRVVRRFKWVIACVIVAALLIGFAQTLMATRLYTATVRLEVSSSSAKIVQKGELTSLEGRDFEYLRTQYELIQSRNIAERTVAALKLADDAQLTAPAPPGLVQRLTDFVMPRPAPPPEDRASIERRLVGMIVGARVVKPIPGSRLVDISYTDSDPARSQAIVMGLANEYINSLRDKRFETTAYAKSFLEDQLRQLKARLQESENALIDFSQKEQIIDSGPDKTSIAETNLAAANSNLDRIINERIRAEQQYRQVEGATDATLPQFLTNAVIVALRERRNALDIEFQEKGQVLRDNYPSMVQLRKKIAETDRQIATEIQTIRESLKGAYDAALKQEEEMNARVAGLRTELLDLQKRSIQFNILKREADSNRTIYEDLLQRYKEVDVAGGVGASNVFIVDKAEVPTTPSSPNFNRNMLISAMLGLISGLGCAFLLERLDNTILKIDELERITGLPTLGVVPLIAKGANIQEEIRNHASRLWEAYRSLSTALQFSTDHGLPRTLFFTSSNPAEGKSLSSFAVARHFANLNLKVLLIDGDLRRPTLHKRLGVEHDTGLSNYIAGAPLEEVIQSTPYQNLSFISAGPLPPNPSELLGSPKLPVLIQLAAEQFDLVVVDGPPLMGLADAHLISRATDATVFVVRSGKTPKHQIRATLKRLRSTRCNVIGTVLTQYRQNGDIHAYGYGYGYGYGYGYGYGYGRNAGDRRGDIDDRREKKLLGSVKTLLFK
- a CDS encoding polysaccharide biosynthesis/export family protein; translated protein: MIHRSLAVGATVLVLAACSATEGRDAGPAVKAAVTPPTTGGPVAASTTVGGPVVLQPAAVQPATVAGVYLIGPQDTLDITVFEVAELNRTLQVSGTGTINFPLIGDVPAAGRSAHDLEADIAKRLDQGYVRDPHVSVSIKEFNSQRITVDGAVRKAGVFPLRDQVTLTQAIALAGGQDPDTAGSGVVVVRQVPGGQQTLRFDLGAIRAGKAVDPALANGDSVIVETSNGKAVLNGLGKIAPVGGLIGLIP
- a CDS encoding cytochrome-c peroxidase; its protein translation is MRRLLRSAATAAVLAAAAVAPAGAADPVLPSPLTDADFPVHSRDEVELGRLLFWDRVLSGNRNIACATCHHPRFGTSDGLSLGMGEGGIGLGPDRRPDPADHPEQRIPRNAPALWNVGAKGFTVMFADGRIEVDPKRPSGFRTPLEDEMVAGFASLLSAQTMFPVLSNDEMAGHYEENDVSTLVRQGRITGPDGAWAAIARRVADIPDYATRFAAVYPEVAAGRPIAFTDISNAVAAYMTFDFRSDGSPFDAVLRGEGRLEPAAAAGMALFYGKAGCSTCHSGPLLTDMKFHAMGDPQLGPGKAERFERHQRDIGRMRVSNDPADAYAFRTPSLRNVTLTAPYGHAGAFRDLAAYVRQHCAPGSALSGYRPDAAVLPALETAKPDFAPDEGAANYPAIAAAVTLAPMVPTEAELADLLAFLKALEDPVAVAGGRLPIPDRVPSGLKVDDAGG